Genomic segment of Pseudomonas sp. DY-1:
GCAGCTTTGTCGGCCTGGGTGGCTTTCCACGCCGGCGACCGGGTGGGCGGTCTGGTGTTCAACGACCAGCGGCTGGAGCACATCCGCCCGCTGCGCAGCCGAAACCGGGTCCAGGCCCTGTGCGCGGCGGTGGTCCGGGCCAACCAAGGCCTGAACGCTACGATGCCGGACAGCGAGGACAACGACCAACTCGATAACGTGCTGCGCAGTTGTATCGGTGTGGCGGGGCATGACCACCTGATCTGCATCATCAGCGACTTCGCCGGCGTCACTTCGCAGACGGTGCAACTGCTGCGCCAGCTCAGCGCTCACAACGATGTGATCGCCATGCAGGTCTACGACCCGCTTGCGCTGAATGTTCCCGAGAAGGGGCGCGTCACTGTCACACAGGGAGAGCTGCAGGTCGAACTGGAGGTGGAGCGTCGCCAGGTTCATCGCCCCTTGGGTGAGTTCCTCTCCGGACGCCTGCGGGATGTAGCCGAGCTGCTGCGCCGCAGCCAGGTGCCGGTGATGATGATCAGTACCGGTGAGGACAGCCTCGATCAGGTGCGCCGCGAGCTGGGCCGGCTGTCGGGGATGCCGCGATGAGCGCCACGCCGGTGCCGGGTATCGACCAGCTCAAGGAACTGGCCCTGCCGGTGCCCCCCTACAATTATTTTCCGCAGACCTGGGGCTGGCTGGTGTTGCTGCTGGTGGTGGTGTCCATTGCCCTGGTGTGGGGCGCCCTGAAATGGCGACGCTGGCAGCGTGACCGCTACCGGCGGGAAGCCCTGGTACGTCTCGATACCCTGGTAGGGGCACTGGAAGACGCCGGGCAGCGTCTTGCGGCCCTGCGTGAACTGCCCGAGCTGCTCAAGCGGGTTGCCCTGTCCATGCCCGATGCGCCATCAGTGGCGCGCCTGGGGGGCCAGGCATGGCAGGCGTTCCTCGCCGAGCGCGCCCCTGCGCCCTTGCCAGAGGGTTTCGCCAAAGGCCTGTTCACTATCGCCTACGCACCGGATGCCCGAGTCCTGGCGATCCCGGATGCGGAGGTGCGCTCGCTCTTCATCACCAGCCGACACTGGATAGAGGCGCACCGTGTGGCAGTTTGACTACCCCTGGGTGCTCTTCCTGCTGCCGTTGCCGTGGCTGGCGTGGCGTTATCTGGACGAATACCGCGAAGCCCACAGCGCCTTGCGGGTGCCGTTCTTCTCGGCGATGAGCCGGGCCGTGGGTCAGGTACCGGGACACAACGGAAAGCGGGAAGGGCGCTGGCAGCTACTGCTCAATATGCTGGTCTGGGCCCTGCTGCTGGCTGCCTGCGCACGCCCGGTGTTCGTCGAGAAGGCCATCCAGCACGAACAACCGATCCGCGACCTGATGCTCGCCATCGATATTTCCCAGTCCATGGAAACCACCGACTACACCGACGCCAGCGGCAAACAGGTGGACCGCCTGACGGCAGTCAAAGGCGTGGTGCGTGACTTCATCGAGCGGCGCAAGGAGGACCGCATCGGCCTCATCGTGTTCGGCACCGGCGCGTACCCCCAGTCCCCGCTCACCCTCGACCACGCCAGCTTGCGAGTGCTGCTGGATGAGGTCGGCATCGGCATGGCCGGACCGAATACCGCCCTGGGCGATGCCATCGGGCTGACCATCAAGCTGCTGGAGACCGCCAAGGAGCAGGAAAAGGTGCTGATCCTGCTCACCGATGGCAACGATACCGGCAGTGCAATCACTCCGGCTCATGCCGCGAAGATGGCCCGGGAGCGCGGTATCATCGTGCACACCATCGGCATCGGCGACCCCGAGGCCACCGGCGATGCCAAGGTGGACCTGCAAACGCTCCGGGACATCGCCGCGACCACGGGTGGCCGCTTTTTCCGTGCCGATGATCGCGGCGCACTGCTGGACGTCTACGCCACCCTCGACCGGCTTACTCCGCACAAGGTGAAGACCTTCAGCCATCAGCCCAAGCGGGACCTGTTCTGGTGGCCGCTGGGCGCGGCACTCCTGCTCCTGGCGGGCTGTCATCTGCTTGCGGCATCGTTCGGCCGGCTTTCCAAAGGTCCGGCTGCTCGGACGGAAAGGGGACGCTGAGATGGAAATTGACTTCGGCGCCTTCCATTTCCTGCGACCCCTCTGGTTGTTGCTGATCCTTCCTGGCGTGCTGCTGCCGCTCCTCTGGATACGTCGCCATGACCTCAAGCACCAGCTCGAGGGTGTCATCGCGCCGCACCTGATGGAGCGACTGCTCATCACCCCCGAGGACCGCCAGCGCCTGCGCCCGGTGTATCTGCTCGGCGCTTTGCTGGTCCTTGGTGGGCTGGCCGCGGCCGGCCCTACCTGGGAACAGGACAAACCGGCCTTCCTCGATAACCGGGCGCCGCTGATCCTCGCCGTCGACCTTTCGCCGTCCATGGATGCCGACGACGTGCCGCCTACGCGGCTTGCCGCCACCAAGCACAAGCTGCATGACCTGATCCAGCGCCGCGCAGGGGCCCGCACTGCGCTGATCGCCTATGCCGGTGGGGCCCACCTGGTGCTTCCCGCCACCGAAGACCCGCTGCTGTTGGACACCTTCGTCCAGGCCATGGCCACAGATCTGATTGCGCAACCCGGCAAGGACGTGCTCGGTGTGATCGACGAAGCACGCAAGTTGCTGGATGCGGAGAAGGCACCCGGTACCCTGGTGCTGATTACCGATGGCGCCGACGCCAGCCAGTTCGAGTCGATCGGCAAGCGCCTGGCGGGTGGCGACCTGCAGATGCTCGTCCTTGCTGTGGGAAGTCGGGACGGCGGTCTGGTTCGCGATGCTCGTGGCCAGCCGCGCATCGCGGCGGATGGCCGGCCGGTAGCGGTGAGCTTCGACGAGGCTGGACTGAAGCGCCTCGCCGATGCCGCCGATGCCCCGCTGGGCAGCCTGACCCTCAACGACGATGACCTCGATTGGATCGAACTGCACGCCCAGCAGCACTTCCAGGCAGTGCAGGGCGATGGCCGGCAAGTGCACTGGAAAGACGCCGGCTACTGGCTGTGCTGGCCCCTGGCGCTTATTGCCTTGTGCTGCGTGCGGCGCGGTTGGCAGGTTCGCTGGCTGGGTGGGCTGATGCTTGCCGTGTCGCTACTTGGCACATCGGCGCCCACACGGGCCGGCGCCCTGGCGGATGCTTTCTTCACCCCTGACCAGCAGGGGCGCTGGGCCTTCGAACATCAGCATTACCCGGAGGCCGCCGCGCACTTTTCCGACCCTTACTGGAAAGGGCTGGCCGCTTACCAGGCCGCGGATTTCGACCTGGCGCTGGCCAGCTTTGCGCGGCTGGACAGCGCGGTTGCGTACTTCTACCTCGGCAACACCTACGTCCGGCTATTCAAATTCCCTGAAGCCATCGCCGCCTATAAGCAGGCCTTGCAGAAGCAGCCCGATTTTCCCGAGGCCACTGCCAACCTGGCCCTGGCCGAGGCGTTGCTGAAGGATTACGAGGACCAGCAGGAGGAGGGCACTCCCAACGAGAAGCCCGACAAGGTGGTGGAAGACCAGACGCCCTCGCAGGGCGGCAAGTCGGTGCAACAGGACAAGGCCCAGGCCGCTTCCGACCAGGTCTGGCTGAACAACCTGACTACCTCGCCGGCGATGTTCCTCAAGCGCAAGTTCTCGTTGCAGGAAGCCGCCCGCCAGAAAGCTCAGGAGGCAACCCGATGAAGCGCCTGGCATGCCTGCTGCTGCTCTGCCTGTCGTGGCTGGTACAGGCGACTGAGCCCGAGGTACGGGTACAGCAGCGTTTGGTGCCAGCGGAAGGCGCGGTGGTGGGAGGCATCGTCAATCTGGAGGTGGATCTCCTGGTGGATACCTGGTTCACCGAAGCGCCCATCCTGCCGGGGCTGGACCTGCCCGGTGCGGTGGTTGACCCGCCCAGCGGCGAAGCGCAGCACCTGACCGAACAACTGGATGGCAAAACGTTCTTCGGCCTGCGCTTCACGTACCAGATCACCCCGCAGGCGGCCCAGCGTTTCGATATCCCCGCACTGGCATTCCAGGTCCAGCCGGGACAGGCCAGCGGCCCGGTGAAAATCAGTGGCCAGCCGCTGTCCTTCGTCGCCAGGGCCCTGGCCGGAGCCGGTGACGAGAGCCGGCTGGTGGCGCGCAGCGTGAAACTCACCCAGGAGATCCAGCGCTCCCACGATCCGTTGCGCCAGGGAGACAGCATCACGCGCCGCCTGCGCGTAGAGGCCGAGGGCGCCCAGGCCATGCTCATTCCGCCACCGCTGTTCGCCGAGGTGAAAGGGCTCAAACGCTATGTGCAGACCCCCAAGGTGCAACCCCTCAGCGATGGGCGTGGCGGCACCAGCGGTGGCACCCGCGAGGACTCGGCCACGTACGTGATTGGCGATATCGGCACGTACAGCCTGCCGGCCGTCGAACTGAAGTGGTGGGATGCTGCTACCGGCGAGGCGCAAAGTGTCT
This window contains:
- a CDS encoding VWA domain-containing protein — encoded protein: MEIDFGAFHFLRPLWLLLILPGVLLPLLWIRRHDLKHQLEGVIAPHLMERLLITPEDRQRLRPVYLLGALLVLGGLAAAGPTWEQDKPAFLDNRAPLILAVDLSPSMDADDVPPTRLAATKHKLHDLIQRRAGARTALIAYAGGAHLVLPATEDPLLLDTFVQAMATDLIAQPGKDVLGVIDEARKLLDAEKAPGTLVLITDGADASQFESIGKRLAGGDLQMLVLAVGSRDGGLVRDARGQPRIAADGRPVAVSFDEAGLKRLADAADAPLGSLTLNDDDLDWIELHAQQHFQAVQGDGRQVHWKDAGYWLCWPLALIALCCVRRGWQVRWLGGLMLAVSLLGTSAPTRAGALADAFFTPDQQGRWAFEHQHYPEAAAHFSDPYWKGLAAYQAADFDLALASFARLDSAVAYFYLGNTYVRLFKFPEAIAAYKQALQKQPDFPEATANLALAEALLKDYEDQQEEGTPNEKPDKVVEDQTPSQGGKSVQQDKAQAASDQVWLNNLTTSPAMFLKRKFSLQEAARQKAQEATR
- a CDS encoding DUF58 domain-containing protein codes for the protein MQLTQSAPDGFVYATLAQLMALEQRVRGLSFLSRQPLSSILSGSHASRLRGRGLSFDELRHYIPGDDLRHLDWRASMRFGKPFVRTYTEERDRPTLVVVDQRMNMYFGSRRNFKSVTAAELAALSAWVAFHAGDRVGGLVFNDQRLEHIRPLRSRNRVQALCAAVVRANQGLNATMPDSEDNDQLDNVLRSCIGVAGHDHLICIISDFAGVTSQTVQLLRQLSAHNDVIAMQVYDPLALNVPEKGRVTVTQGELQVELEVERRQVHRPLGEFLSGRLRDVAELLRRSQVPVMMISTGEDSLDQVRRELGRLSGMPR
- a CDS encoding DUF4381 domain-containing protein; its protein translation is MSATPVPGIDQLKELALPVPPYNYFPQTWGWLVLLLVVVSIALVWGALKWRRWQRDRYRREALVRLDTLVGALEDAGQRLAALRELPELLKRVALSMPDAPSVARLGGQAWQAFLAERAPAPLPEGFAKGLFTIAYAPDARVLAIPDAEVRSLFITSRHWIEAHRVAV
- a CDS encoding BatD family protein, which produces MKRLACLLLLCLSWLVQATEPEVRVQQRLVPAEGAVVGGIVNLEVDLLVDTWFTEAPILPGLDLPGAVVDPPSGEAQHLTEQLDGKTFFGLRFTYQITPQAAQRFDIPALAFQVQPGQASGPVKISGQPLSFVARALAGAGDESRLVARSVKLTQEIQRSHDPLRQGDSITRRLRVEAEGAQAMLIPPPLFAEVKGLKRYVQTPKVQPLSDGRGGTSGGTREDSATYVIGDIGTYSLPAVELKWWDAATGEAQSVSVPAVPLEAAKGAYQAPFSINEDLRALGRKAQVRISGHWLLLAVLLSLLAGLAYFGRPWGHATLTWLRHWRAARQQAWLDSAEYARRLAQQQLKARPVQLGGLYLWVRRSNGSRTLSEFSRALPDRTTNHLLAFLKVHYGAAHAESQAATDASQALPDVGRAVAAMKKTPRARRGLKPLNP
- a CDS encoding VWA domain-containing protein translates to MWQFDYPWVLFLLPLPWLAWRYLDEYREAHSALRVPFFSAMSRAVGQVPGHNGKREGRWQLLLNMLVWALLLAACARPVFVEKAIQHEQPIRDLMLAIDISQSMETTDYTDASGKQVDRLTAVKGVVRDFIERRKEDRIGLIVFGTGAYPQSPLTLDHASLRVLLDEVGIGMAGPNTALGDAIGLTIKLLETAKEQEKVLILLTDGNDTGSAITPAHAAKMARERGIIVHTIGIGDPEATGDAKVDLQTLRDIAATTGGRFFRADDRGALLDVYATLDRLTPHKVKTFSHQPKRDLFWWPLGAALLLLAGCHLLAASFGRLSKGPAARTERGR